From the genome of Lotus japonicus ecotype B-129 chromosome 6, LjGifu_v1.2, one region includes:
- the LOC130723972 gene encoding uncharacterized protein LOC130723972, protein MAASLHPDKNKCVGADGAFSLVSESWVSLSGSSVTGSCDLKRNARLGAAIRKRSNLSTSGGNRDTFWTVCNTCKVQYEYLRKYVNKKLSCKNCRGTFTAFETGAGPPNGSYPYSPWSYMPGKGHGSHSFDRVTYVPTSGAYFSGKRVTGYHSGHGYEYVSNVPYQGSSSGFVNQNGLTTLSANSVQQANGNVKMGRPKVKTGAGRKHYRTQNPVNTNSDVSPSFNEPQEVKLSRPEKKRKVVGASCRNGHEEKASKCASGSTLANGNESTGHGQRLSCKSEVPTKPYSMAPAFDARKLLIEKARTEIRKKLEEMKLASKTVAAVNEREKSQAEAGQVKSGSHTNTVLDVSGNHFEHGKIGPVSMTVPDPDFHDFDKDRSEECFRPKQIWALYDEEDGMPRLYCLIREVISFNPFKVHISYLGSKTDSEFGSVNWIDSGFTKSCGNFRALHSDVVNQVNIFSHVLSRTKVGRGGCIRMYPSCGDIWAIYRNWSTEWNRSTPDEVRHQYDMVEVLDDYSEELGVCVSPLIKLDGFKTVYKRNTDKCVIRWIPRREMLCFSHQVPSWLLKGEEACNLPERCWDLDPAATPDELLQAATEANIS, encoded by the coding sequence ATGGCTGCGTCGCTTCACCCAGATAAGAATAAATGTGTTGGAGCTGATGGGGCATTTAGTCTTGTTTCTGAGTCATGGGTCTCGCTTTCAGGAAGTTCTGTGACCGGTTCTTGTGATCTCAAGAGAAATGCAAGATTGGGTGCTGCGATTAGAAAACGTTCCAATTTGTCAACCTCTGGTGGTAATCGAGATACATTCTGGACAGTTTGCAACACTTGTAAGGTTCAGTATGAGTATCTGCGAAAGTATGTAAATAAAAAACTTTCTTGTAAGAATTGCCGAGGCACTTTCACTGCTTTTGAAACAGGAGCAGGACCGCCAAATGGTTCATACCCGTATAGTCCTTGGTCATATATGCCTGGCAAAGGGCATGGAAGCCATTCATTTGATAGAGTTACATATGTTCCAACTAGTGGCGCCTACTTCTCTGGCAAACGGGTCACGGGATACCATTCAGGACATGGATATGAGTATGTTTCAAATGTTCCATATCAGGGAAGCTCTTCTGGATTTGTCAATCAAAATGGATTAACTACCTTAAGTGCTAATTCCGTTCAGCAGGCCAATGGGAATGTAAAGATGGGAAGACCGAAAGTTAAAACAGGAGCTGGTAGGAAGCATTACAGGACACAGAATCCGGTAAATACAAATTCTGATGTATCACCCTCTTTTAATGAACCACAGGAAGTTAAGCTTAGTAGACCTGAGAAGAAAAGGAAAGTTGTGGGAGCTAGTTGCAGAAATGGCCATGAAGAAAAGGCGTCAAAATGTGCTTCAGGATCAACATTGGCTAATGGAAATGAAAGCACTGGACATGGACAGAGGCTCTCCTGCAAAAGTGAAGTGCCAACCAAGCCGTATTCCATGGCACCAGCTTTTGATGCAAGAAAATTATTGATTGAGAAGGCCAGGACAGAAATAAGAAAGAAACTGGAAGAGATGAAGTTGGCATCTAAAACTGTTGCTGCTGttaatgagagagaaaaatcaCAAGCTGAAGCTGGTCAAGTCAAAAGCGGTTCACATACAAACACAGTTCTGGATGTTTCTGGTAATCATTTCGAGCATGGGAAAATTGGTCCAGTCTCAATGACTGTCCCAGATCCTGACTTTCATGACTTTGACAAAGATAGGTCAGAAGAATGCTTCAGGCCTAAGCAAATATGGGCCTTGTATGATGAGGAAGATGGCATGCCTCGCTTGTATTGTCTTATCCGTGAGGTTATCTCTTTCAATCCATTTAAAGTTCATATTAGTTACTTGGGTTCAAAAACAGATAGTGAGTTTGGCTCAGTGAACTGGATTGATTCAGGTTTCACAAAATCATGTGGAAATTTTAGGGCCCTGCACTCTGATGTTGTTAATCAAGTTAACATTTTCTCTCATGTTCTAAGCCGCACGAAGGTTGGTCGAGGTGGTTGTATTCGCATGTATCCCAGCTGTGGAGATATTTGGGCTATTTACAGAAATTGGTCAACAGAATGGAACAGATCTACACCAGATGAAGTGAGGCATCAATATGACATGGTGGAGGTGCTGGATGATTACTCTGAGGAGCTCGGTGTTTGTGTTAGTCCCCTTATTAAGTTGGATGGGTTCAAAACAGTATATAAGAGGAACACTGACAAATGTGTGATTCGATGGATCCCAAGAAGAGAAATGTTGTGCTTTTCACACCAAGTACCTTCATGGCTGCTGAAGGGGGAAGAGGCTTGCAATTTGCCGGAAAGGTGTTGGGACCTTGATCCTGCTGCAACTCCAGATGAGCTCCTTCAAGCTGCTACTGAAGCAAACATTTCATAG